A stretch of the Mycobacterium shigaense genome encodes the following:
- a CDS encoding thiolase family protein, whose product MGTPVIVGAVRTAIGRSFKGTLVNTPPETLITAVLPEVVRRSGVDPADIDDIIFAESHYGGGDLARYAASATGLEHVPGQSVNRHCAGSLTAIGNAAAQIGSGMERVLIAGGVQSLSMTPLTNWRIPGPELKFEERWMPPTHVETPDAPAKDMAITVGWNTAQAVGITREEMDAWAARSHQRAVAAQDAGKFADEILPLKITQVDGSVTEFAVDEHPRRDTTVEKLAGLKVLHPEIEGFSITAGNSSGTNDAAAGVALVDRDYATAHKLNVMGTVKAWAAAGVPPRDCGLGAVKVIGKVLERAGLSPGDVALWEINEAFASVPIAACREYGLDEEKVNFSGSGCSLGHPIAASGARMVTTLVYELARRGGGIGVAAMCAGGGQGGAVVVEV is encoded by the coding sequence ATGGGAACACCCGTCATTGTCGGAGCTGTCCGGACCGCCATCGGCCGTTCGTTCAAGGGGACGCTGGTCAACACCCCGCCCGAGACCCTGATCACCGCGGTGCTTCCCGAGGTGGTCCGCCGGTCCGGCGTCGACCCCGCCGACATCGATGACATCATCTTCGCCGAATCCCATTACGGCGGTGGTGATCTCGCGCGTTACGCGGCCAGCGCCACCGGCCTGGAGCACGTGCCGGGCCAGTCGGTGAACCGGCACTGCGCGGGCAGCCTCACCGCGATCGGCAACGCCGCGGCGCAGATCGGGTCGGGCATGGAACGCGTCCTCATCGCCGGCGGAGTGCAGTCGCTGTCGATGACACCGCTGACCAACTGGCGCATTCCCGGCCCCGAGCTCAAGTTCGAGGAGCGCTGGATGCCGCCGACGCACGTCGAAACCCCCGACGCGCCCGCCAAGGATATGGCGATCACGGTGGGCTGGAACACCGCGCAGGCCGTCGGCATCACGCGCGAGGAGATGGATGCGTGGGCGGCTCGGTCGCATCAGCGCGCCGTCGCGGCCCAGGACGCCGGCAAGTTCGCCGACGAGATCCTCCCGCTGAAGATCACCCAGGTCGACGGGTCGGTCACCGAGTTCGCCGTCGACGAGCACCCACGCCGCGACACTACGGTCGAGAAGCTCGCCGGCCTCAAGGTGTTGCACCCCGAGATCGAGGGCTTCTCGATCACGGCGGGAAACAGCAGCGGCACCAACGACGCCGCCGCGGGTGTGGCCCTGGTCGACCGCGATTACGCCACGGCCCACAAGCTCAACGTAATGGGCACCGTCAAGGCATGGGCGGCCGCGGGTGTGCCGCCGCGCGACTGCGGTCTGGGTGCGGTCAAGGTCATCGGCAAGGTGCTGGAGCGCGCCGGGCTGTCGCCCGGCGACGTCGCGTTGTGGGAGATCAACGAGGCGTTCGCCTCCGTGCCCATCGCGGCCTGCCGCGAGTACGGCCTCGACGAGGAGAAGGTGAACTTCTCCGGCAGCGGCTGCAGCCTCGGCCATCCGATCGCGGCCTCGGGCGCGCGGATGGTCACCACGCTCGTCTACGAGCTGGCCCGCCGGGGCGGCGGCATCGGCGTCGCTGCGATGTGCGCCGGCGGCGGCCAGGGCGGCGCGGTCGTCGTCGAGGTTTAG
- a CDS encoding sensor domain-containing protein, with protein sequence MSASPGSSRIWAAPATLSYAPLGKQQQEGHSIMRQLTAAVAIAAIGILVASCGDNDEKKGSPSSSSSSTTSATPSKTPLAEVSLPNLLLSPAEIDTLLGVTGSKKDKSIDALKTDNPADVFPKSYKFPDECLFITGAAESSIYAGSGNTAVKGEHDVAPLPPGSNDSDPEVTQALVLFGSADQANTFFTTSTQRWPACANRQDTVPAEGDSPALTWKVGPVNNSNGVLSATSDISATKNGQSFSQSCQRALTVRNNVVIDTEACKQNVGDIAVNVANQLAGKVDKQ encoded by the coding sequence GTGTCGGCATCGCCTGGGTCTTCACGTATCTGGGCGGCGCCCGCAACGCTGTCGTATGCTCCCCTGGGCAAACAACAGCAGGAAGGGCACTCAATCATGCGCCAGCTAACAGCAGCAGTTGCCATCGCCGCCATCGGAATTTTGGTGGCTTCCTGCGGTGACAATGACGAGAAAAAGGGCAGCCCCTCCTCGTCTTCGTCGTCGACCACGAGTGCGACTCCATCGAAGACGCCGCTGGCCGAAGTCTCGTTGCCGAATCTGCTGCTGTCGCCGGCCGAGATCGACACGTTGCTGGGCGTCACGGGATCGAAGAAAGACAAGTCGATCGACGCGTTGAAGACCGACAACCCTGCCGACGTGTTCCCCAAGAGCTACAAGTTCCCCGACGAGTGTCTGTTCATCACGGGAGCCGCCGAGAGCTCGATCTACGCTGGCAGCGGCAACACCGCGGTGAAGGGCGAGCATGACGTCGCGCCCCTGCCCCCCGGCTCCAACGATTCGGACCCCGAGGTGACCCAGGCCTTGGTTCTGTTCGGGTCAGCCGATCAGGCGAACACGTTTTTCACCACCTCCACCCAGCGCTGGCCGGCCTGCGCCAACCGCCAGGACACGGTTCCGGCCGAAGGGGACTCGCCGGCGCTCACCTGGAAGGTCGGGCCGGTTAACAACTCGAACGGCGTGTTGAGCGCTACCTCCGACATCTCCGCGACGAAAAACGGGCAGAGCTTCTCCCAGAGCTGCCAGCGCGCGCTGACCGTGCGCAACAACGTGGTGATTGACACCGAGGCCTGCAAGCAGAACGTCGGCGATATCGCCGTCAACGTCGCCAATCAACTCGCCGGCAAGGTCGACAAACAGTAA
- a CDS encoding amidohydrolase family protein, which yields MPTTQGVTTLRIDTHHHAIPSFYRGLLVKSRIDGAGGRALPEWSPEASLATMAELDVGTAILSVSMPGTAFLPKPADAGSLARDINDYLAEVVAAQRDRFGFFATVALPNVEESVDEIARALDDLNADGVVLLANNGGVYLGQDGQDDVFAALDARSAVVFIHPAVLPGPAVDGIAPFAADFLLDTTRAAYLLVRNRICSRYPNVKFILSHAGGFVPYASHRMAVTIMADTGRSLADVLDDFASFYFDTALSSSAAALPSLLAFAKPGHVTFGSDWPFAPVAAGKLFAAGLETYAGLDAQGRAAIERGNALALFPRLGGTPPPATGSAIDHVRHAVSRAVVRGAVRLINTR from the coding sequence TTGCCGACAACCCAAGGGGTCACGACGCTGCGCATCGATACGCACCACCACGCCATTCCCTCGTTCTATCGAGGCTTGTTAGTAAAGTCGCGCATTGACGGAGCCGGTGGCCGCGCGCTGCCCGAGTGGAGCCCGGAGGCTTCGCTGGCGACGATGGCCGAACTCGACGTCGGCACGGCGATACTGTCGGTCTCGATGCCGGGCACCGCGTTCCTGCCGAAACCCGCCGACGCTGGCTCGCTCGCCCGCGACATCAACGATTATCTCGCCGAAGTTGTTGCTGCCCAACGTGATCGATTCGGCTTCTTCGCCACCGTCGCCCTGCCGAATGTCGAGGAGTCTGTCGACGAGATCGCCAGGGCCCTCGATGATTTGAACGCCGACGGAGTTGTGCTGCTCGCCAACAACGGCGGGGTATACCTCGGCCAGGACGGGCAAGACGACGTGTTCGCCGCCCTGGACGCACGGTCGGCGGTGGTGTTCATCCACCCGGCCGTCCTGCCCGGTCCCGCGGTCGACGGCATCGCGCCCTTCGCCGCCGACTTCCTGCTCGACACCACCCGCGCGGCGTATTTGCTTGTCCGCAATCGCATTTGCAGCAGATATCCCAACGTCAAATTCATTCTCAGTCACGCGGGCGGGTTCGTACCGTATGCGTCGCACCGGATGGCGGTCACGATCATGGCAGACACCGGACGCAGCCTGGCCGACGTCTTGGACGACTTCGCGAGCTTCTACTTCGACACCGCGCTGTCCTCGAGTGCTGCCGCACTCCCCAGCCTGCTCGCATTCGCGAAACCTGGGCACGTGACGTTCGGTTCGGACTGGCCCTTTGCGCCGGTCGCGGCCGGCAAGCTGTTCGCCGCGGGCCTGGAAACCTACGCCGGTCTGGACGCGCAGGGCCGCGCTGCGATCGAGCGCGGCAACGCCCTCGCCCTGTTCCCGCGTCTCGGCGGGACGCCGCCGCCGGCTACCGGATCGGCGATCGACCACGTGCGCCACGCGGTGAGCAGGGCCGTCGTGCGCGGTGCCGTGCGGCTGATCAACACCCGGTGA
- a CDS encoding DUF2652 domain-containing protein — MAIRRAVLLIADISGYTHYMNWNRMHLAHAQLAVAELLESVIEAGKGLKVAELEGDAVFFWEPDGDAKALVCDRLSQMRRSFLARRQQIKKDFGCECDCCVQLDNLTLKFVAHEGEVAEQKIKRQRKLASLDVILVHRMLKNMVPVSEYVLMTDVVAHGLDDSVRQLCQPLTHDFEGIGETSTHYIDLTASEVPPLAPERGRIGRLSKFAQYELNSLPFILGFKRPAEGFRNLGRGTEELLPS; from the coding sequence ATGGCCATCCGGCGCGCCGTCCTGCTGATCGCGGACATCAGCGGATACACGCACTACATGAACTGGAACCGGATGCACCTAGCCCACGCTCAGCTGGCCGTGGCCGAGCTGCTGGAATCCGTCATCGAAGCCGGCAAGGGCCTCAAAGTGGCCGAACTCGAGGGCGACGCCGTTTTCTTCTGGGAGCCCGACGGCGATGCCAAAGCGCTGGTCTGCGACCGGTTATCACAGATGCGCCGGTCCTTCCTCGCGCGGCGCCAGCAGATCAAGAAAGACTTCGGCTGCGAATGCGATTGTTGTGTGCAGCTGGACAACCTGACGCTCAAATTCGTCGCTCACGAGGGCGAGGTGGCCGAGCAGAAGATCAAGCGCCAGCGCAAGCTGGCCAGTCTGGACGTCATCCTGGTGCATCGCATGCTCAAGAACATGGTGCCCGTCTCGGAGTACGTGCTGATGACCGACGTCGTTGCGCACGGCCTGGACGACTCGGTGCGCCAGCTGTGCCAACCGTTGACGCACGATTTCGAGGGCATCGGGGAAACCTCGACCCACTACATCGATCTGACCGCCTCCGAGGTACCGCCGCTGGCGCCTGAACGCGGTCGCATCGGTCGGCTGAGCAAGTTCGCGCAGTATGAATTGAATTCGTTGCCGTTCATCTTGGGCTTCAAAAGGCCTGCCGAGGGCTTTCGCAATCTGGGTCGCGGCACCGAGGAACTGTTGCCCAGCTGA
- a CDS encoding DMT family transporter translates to MGRTDIAALLALGSALIVGCGDVLQQRSAQQVTDKPVGTVALFRRLLRDRRWWTGSLIAGAGFGLQAAALGLGSVVLVQALLATSLLFALLINARMNHRRITARQGLWAVLLAAAVAVVVTVGDPQEGSPRGSLQTWTIVALVMVPALVCCVVGSRMFSPSISALLLGLMSGSLWGLFSVLTKGVIDQLAHGVPALLRTPEVYGWLVVAVAATAWEQSAFRAGPLTASLPAVSVAEPIVGAVLGVTVLGETLKTDDVSLVVLGVSVAVMAAATVVLAHSQATGVTADG, encoded by the coding sequence GTGGGAAGAACGGACATCGCGGCGCTGCTCGCGCTGGGGTCGGCGCTGATAGTCGGCTGCGGCGACGTCCTGCAACAGCGGTCCGCCCAGCAGGTCACGGACAAGCCGGTGGGCACCGTCGCCCTGTTCCGGCGACTGCTGCGCGATCGACGGTGGTGGACGGGCAGCCTCATAGCCGGAGCCGGGTTCGGCCTGCAGGCGGCGGCTCTCGGTCTGGGTTCCGTGGTGCTCGTGCAGGCGCTGCTGGCGACTTCGTTGCTGTTCGCGTTGTTGATCAACGCGAGGATGAACCATCGAAGAATCACTGCCCGCCAAGGCCTTTGGGCTGTTCTGCTCGCCGCAGCGGTCGCGGTGGTGGTGACCGTCGGCGACCCTCAGGAGGGCAGCCCGCGAGGGTCGCTGCAGACGTGGACAATCGTGGCCCTGGTGATGGTCCCGGCGCTGGTCTGCTGCGTCGTCGGGTCGCGGATGTTCTCGCCGTCGATCAGCGCGCTGCTGCTGGGGCTGATGTCGGGCTCACTGTGGGGCCTGTTCTCGGTGCTGACCAAGGGCGTCATCGACCAGCTCGCCCACGGCGTCCCGGCGCTGCTGCGCACCCCCGAGGTGTACGGGTGGCTGGTGGTGGCGGTCGCCGCCACGGCCTGGGAGCAGTCGGCATTTCGGGCCGGGCCGCTCACCGCGTCCCTGCCTGCGGTGTCCGTCGCCGAGCCGATCGTCGGAGCGGTGCTGGGCGTCACCGTGCTGGGCGAGACCCTGAAGACCGACGACGTGAGCTTGGTCGTATTGGGCGTGTCCGTCGCGGTAATGGCCGCCGCGACGGTGGTACTGGCGCACAGCCAGGCCACCGGGGTCACCGCCGACGGCTGA
- a CDS encoding magnesium transporter MgtE N-terminal domain-containing protein, with protein MTTSTTSAEVDGEPPVIHLSELLRAPVVARSGEAVGRVDDVIVQLRGAEEYPLVTGIVAGVGSRQVFIGSNSIHEFATDRIVLAKNKINLRGFERRDGEVLLRADVLGHRLIDVAAVELVRAYDVELQDTGAGWVPARLDTRRPPLLFGMIRRSGGHAARDWKSFEPLIGHAHTDAVRRRSGRFGGFKPAEIADLLEEADKAEGGEILDRVHSDPELEADVFEELDPEKASRLLNGMPDSEVAALLSRMRADDAADAIADLRQSRRRRVLDLMPAAQRTKVITLMGFNPESAGGLMNVDFVSCVADATAAQALALIAGADSIQPEALIKVHVLDDNKRLTGVVSVIELLHADPGESVGALMDSDPVRVAADADLTDIALLMADFNLYSIPVVDEQDRVLGVVTVDDVLEATIPEDWRRREPAPRPARELTQSTDDREAWVPGGDTP; from the coding sequence ATGACCACATCGACGACGTCCGCCGAGGTCGACGGCGAACCGCCGGTCATCCATCTTTCCGAGCTGCTGCGCGCACCGGTGGTGGCCCGTTCCGGCGAGGCGGTGGGCCGGGTCGACGACGTGATCGTGCAACTGCGCGGCGCCGAAGAGTATCCCCTGGTGACCGGAATCGTGGCCGGCGTCGGCAGCCGTCAGGTTTTCATCGGCAGCAATTCCATCCACGAGTTCGCCACGGACCGAATTGTGTTGGCCAAGAACAAGATCAATCTCCGCGGATTTGAACGCCGCGACGGTGAGGTACTACTGCGCGCCGACGTGCTCGGACACCGATTGATCGACGTGGCGGCAGTCGAATTGGTGCGTGCCTACGACGTCGAGCTGCAAGATACCGGCGCCGGATGGGTTCCCGCGCGGCTCGATACTCGACGTCCACCACTGTTGTTCGGGATGATCAGACGCTCGGGCGGGCACGCCGCCCGCGATTGGAAGTCGTTCGAGCCGCTGATCGGCCACGCACACACCGACGCCGTTCGCCGACGGTCCGGCAGGTTCGGTGGGTTCAAACCCGCCGAGATCGCCGATCTTCTCGAGGAAGCGGACAAGGCAGAGGGCGGCGAAATTCTCGACCGGGTGCATAGCGACCCGGAATTGGAGGCCGACGTCTTCGAAGAGCTCGACCCCGAAAAAGCCAGCCGTCTGCTCAACGGGATGCCCGACTCCGAGGTTGCGGCGCTGCTCAGCCGGATGCGCGCCGACGACGCTGCCGACGCGATCGCCGATCTGCGGCAGTCGCGGCGCCGCCGAGTGCTCGACCTGATGCCCGCGGCGCAGCGCACCAAGGTGATCACCCTGATGGGGTTCAACCCGGAAAGCGCCGGCGGGCTCATGAACGTCGACTTCGTCTCCTGCGTGGCCGACGCGACGGCAGCCCAGGCGTTGGCGCTGATTGCCGGCGCGGACTCGATACAGCCGGAGGCACTCATCAAGGTGCATGTCCTCGACGACAACAAACGCCTCACCGGCGTGGTGTCGGTGATCGAACTCTTGCATGCGGACCCCGGTGAAAGCGTTGGGGCGCTGATGGATTCCGATCCCGTGCGGGTTGCCGCCGATGCCGACCTGACCGACATCGCGTTGTTGATGGCCGATTTCAATTTGTATTCGATCCCGGTGGTCGACGAGCAGGATCGGGTGCTCGGCGTGGTCACCGTCGACGACGTGCTCGAAGCCACCATTCCCGAGGACTGGCGCCGGCGCGAGCCCGCCCCTCGCCCGGCCCGCGAACTCACGCAATCCACCGACGACCGCGAGGCGTGGGTGCCCGGCGGTGACACACCATGA
- a CDS encoding 3'(2'),5'-bisphosphate nucleotidase CysQ: MSDHALAARLATEAGQLLLGVRDEFADADASERKAAGDKRSHDFLTAALAAERPGDAVLSEEGADDPVRLRSARVWIVDPLDGTREFSELGRGDWAVHVALWQGGELIAGAVALPAQGVTLATPQVDAPPAATAKPRIVVSRTRPPAIALAVRDALDGTLVEMGSAGAKVASIVQGLSDVYVHAGGQFEWDSAAPVAVARAAGLHTSRIDGSPLLYNQPDPKLPDLVVCRPELAAAVLAATG; encoded by the coding sequence ATGAGCGATCACGCACTGGCCGCGCGATTGGCCACCGAGGCGGGGCAGTTGCTGCTAGGAGTGCGCGACGAATTCGCAGACGCCGACGCGAGCGAACGAAAAGCTGCGGGCGACAAGCGATCCCACGACTTTCTGACGGCGGCCTTGGCCGCCGAGCGGCCCGGGGATGCCGTGTTGTCCGAGGAGGGCGCCGACGACCCGGTGCGGCTGCGCTCGGCGCGGGTATGGATCGTCGACCCGCTCGACGGCACCCGGGAATTCTCCGAGCTTGGCCGCGGCGACTGGGCCGTGCATGTGGCGCTCTGGCAGGGCGGCGAGTTGATCGCGGGCGCCGTGGCGCTGCCTGCGCAGGGTGTCACCCTGGCGACTCCCCAGGTCGACGCGCCTCCGGCGGCGACCGCCAAGCCGCGCATCGTCGTGTCGCGGACCCGGCCCCCGGCGATTGCACTCGCCGTTCGTGACGCGTTGGACGGCACGCTGGTCGAAATGGGTTCCGCCGGAGCCAAGGTGGCGTCGATCGTCCAGGGATTGTCCGATGTGTACGTGCACGCCGGCGGGCAGTTCGAATGGGACTCAGCCGCCCCCGTGGCGGTGGCTCGCGCCGCCGGATTGCACACCTCCCGCATCGACGGATCGCCGCTGCTTTACAACCAGCCAGATCCGAAGCTGCCCGACCTGGTCGTCTGCCGCCCAGAGCTCGCCGCAGCGGTGCTGGCCGCAACCGGCTGA
- a CDS encoding LLM class flavin-dependent oxidoreductase: MYTLRFDMRDPEWAAAPTDLYAAAPEMSAWAERHGGLAAVICEHHGSEDGYLPSPFLLASAVASRTQRLALSLILILPFYETVRLAEDMAVLDIISNGRASYILALGYRPEEFEHFGVPIKKRGRVCDEKLSLLRRLLAGGTVVEDGRRITVTPRPLTPGGPAMMWGGGTVAAARRAGRYGLGMLGNANAPGMQEAYEEACREHGHQPGPTMFPDRNTPSVVFVADDVDRAWKEIGEHLLHDVRTYAAWNPGDETTAGFSHVDTLDQLRETGTSHVIISVPEAISRVKAGQVLNLSPLCGGLPPEVAWPYLERVGEVVLPQALG; encoded by the coding sequence GTGTACACGCTGCGCTTCGACATGCGCGATCCTGAATGGGCCGCGGCCCCAACCGATCTTTATGCCGCGGCACCTGAAATGTCCGCCTGGGCCGAGCGACATGGGGGTTTGGCCGCGGTCATCTGCGAGCACCACGGCTCCGAAGACGGCTACCTGCCGTCACCGTTCTTGCTGGCCTCGGCCGTCGCCTCGCGGACACAGCGGCTGGCGCTGAGCCTGATCCTGATCCTTCCGTTCTACGAAACGGTGCGCCTGGCCGAGGACATGGCGGTCCTCGACATCATCAGCAACGGCCGGGCTTCCTACATCCTGGCCCTGGGCTATCGGCCCGAGGAGTTCGAGCACTTCGGCGTCCCGATCAAGAAGCGAGGCCGCGTCTGCGACGAGAAACTCTCGCTGCTGCGGCGACTGCTCGCCGGCGGGACCGTTGTCGAGGACGGGCGGCGCATCACCGTGACACCCCGACCGCTGACCCCCGGCGGCCCCGCAATGATGTGGGGTGGCGGAACGGTCGCCGCGGCCCGCCGGGCCGGCCGCTATGGCCTGGGCATGCTGGGCAACGCGAACGCGCCGGGCATGCAGGAGGCCTACGAAGAGGCCTGCCGCGAGCACGGCCACCAGCCCGGGCCGACGATGTTTCCCGATCGCAACACGCCCTCGGTCGTGTTCGTCGCCGACGACGTCGACCGGGCGTGGAAAGAGATCGGCGAGCACCTGCTGCACGACGTGCGAACCTATGCCGCGTGGAATCCCGGGGACGAGACAACGGCCGGGTTCAGCCACGTCGACACCCTCGACCAGCTGCGCGAGACCGGTACGTCGCACGTGATCATCTCTGTGCCCGAAGCGATTTCGCGGGTGAAGGCCGGCCAGGTGCTCAATCTGTCGCCGCTGTGTGGCGGGCTGCCGCCGGAGGTCGCCTGGCCGTATCTCGAGCGCGTCGGCGAAGTTGTGCTGCCGCAAGCCCTCGGCTGA
- a CDS encoding MalY/PatB family protein codes for MTPNPLEELTWAQLRRRTSMKWRTHPADVLPLWVAEMDVNLPPTVADALRRAIDIGDTGYPSGTGLAEAVGEFASRRWQWHDLEVGHTALVPDVMLGVVETLRLVTDRGDAVVVNPPVYAPFYAFVSHDGRRVIEAPLDVNGRIDLDTLEDAFSRARAAGGKIAYLLCNPHNPTGTVHTADELRGVAERARRFGVRVVSDEIHAPVVLPGSRFTPYLTVPGGEDALALTSASKAWNLSGLKAALAIAGPEAAADLDRMPEEVSHGPSHLGVIAHTEAFTSGDEWLEALLTGLDANRALLGDLLAEHLPGVKYERPQGTYLAWLDCRRLGFDEAAVDGPAVVADMSGPALWFLDRARVALSSGHVFGTGGAGHARLNFATSQAILTEAVSRMGHALKAMAG; via the coding sequence GTGACGCCGAATCCACTCGAGGAACTCACGTGGGCGCAGCTGCGGCGGCGCACCAGCATGAAGTGGCGCACACATCCCGCTGACGTCTTGCCGCTGTGGGTCGCCGAGATGGACGTCAACCTGCCACCGACCGTCGCGGATGCGTTGCGCCGTGCGATCGACATCGGCGACACCGGTTATCCGTCGGGCACCGGCCTGGCCGAGGCGGTCGGCGAATTCGCTTCGCGGCGTTGGCAATGGCACGATCTCGAGGTCGGCCACACCGCGCTGGTACCCGACGTCATGCTCGGCGTCGTGGAGACGCTGCGTCTGGTCACCGACCGCGGCGATGCCGTCGTCGTCAACCCGCCCGTCTACGCCCCCTTCTACGCCTTCGTGTCGCACGACGGTCGGCGAGTAATCGAGGCGCCGCTCGACGTCAACGGCCGAATTGATCTGGACACGCTGGAGGATGCCTTCAGCCGCGCGCGTGCGGCCGGTGGGAAAATCGCCTACCTGCTGTGCAATCCGCACAACCCGACTGGGACGGTACACACCGCCGACGAATTGCGCGGCGTCGCCGAGCGGGCGCGCCGGTTCGGTGTCCGGGTGGTGTCCGACGAGATCCATGCGCCCGTCGTCCTGCCGGGGTCGCGGTTCACCCCGTACCTGACCGTCCCCGGCGGCGAGGATGCATTGGCGCTGACCTCGGCGTCGAAAGCCTGGAACCTGTCCGGGCTGAAGGCGGCCCTGGCCATCGCCGGTCCCGAGGCGGCCGCGGATCTGGACAGGATGCCCGAAGAGGTCAGCCACGGACCCAGCCACCTGGGGGTCATCGCGCACACCGAGGCGTTCACCAGCGGCGACGAGTGGCTCGAGGCGCTGCTCACCGGGCTCGACGCCAACCGCGCGTTGCTGGGCGATCTGCTGGCCGAGCACCTACCGGGCGTGAAATATGAACGGCCGCAAGGGACTTACCTCGCCTGGCTGGATTGTCGCCGGCTCGGTTTCGACGAAGCGGCCGTCGACGGCCCTGCCGTGGTGGCGGATATGTCGGGGCCGGCGCTGTGGTTCCTCGACCGTGCCCGTGTCGCGCTGAGCTCCGGTCACGTGTTCGGCACCGGCGGAGCCGGGCACGCGCGCTTGAACTTCGCTACGTCGCAGGCGATTCTGACCGAGGCTGTGTCCCGGATGGGACACGCGCTCAAAGCAATGGCCGGTTAG
- a CDS encoding DoxX family protein: protein MTITPLVQREAQSTAYRVAAMLIGIGTVHFLAPKPFDQIVPVELPGTPRFYTYASGVAEIATGALLVPRATRRLAALAAAVLYIGVFPANVNMCRLWWGKPWPMRLVALARLPLQIPMITTALKIRRNS from the coding sequence ATGACCATCACACCCCTCGTTCAGCGCGAGGCCCAAAGCACCGCCTACCGTGTCGCGGCAATGCTGATCGGCATCGGCACCGTCCACTTCCTGGCACCGAAACCGTTTGACCAGATCGTGCCTGTCGAGCTCCCCGGAACTCCGCGCTTCTACACCTATGCATCGGGGGTCGCCGAGATTGCGACCGGTGCGCTGCTGGTGCCGCGTGCCACCCGGCGGCTTGCCGCGCTGGCCGCCGCCGTGTTGTACATCGGCGTCTTCCCGGCCAACGTCAACATGTGCCGGTTGTGGTGGGGCAAGCCGTGGCCGATGCGCCTCGTGGCGCTGGCTCGGTTGCCGCTGCAGATTCCGATGATCACCACTGCGCTCAAGATCCGGCGCAACAGCTAA
- a CDS encoding haloalkane dehalogenase, with protein MHVLRTPDSRFENLEGYPFVANYLDVSASDTQPLRMHFLDEGPVDGPPIVLLHGEPTWSYLYRTMIPLLAESGYRVLAPDLIGFGRSDKPARIADYTYLRHVEWVTSWFERLKLRDVTLFVQDWGSLIGLRIAAEHSDRVGRLVVANGALPAGQQRPSPGFLAWRAFARYSPVLPAGLIVAGGTVRRVPPKVRAGYDAPFPDKTYQAGARAFPQLVPTSPTDPAIPANRAAWRALGQWEKPLLAIFGDRDPILGRADAALIKHVPGAAGQPHARIRASHFIQEDSGPELAERVLSWQKAVL; from the coding sequence ATGCATGTGCTGCGAACCCCAGACTCCCGATTCGAGAACTTGGAAGGCTATCCGTTCGTAGCGAACTACCTCGACGTTTCGGCGAGCGACACCCAGCCGCTACGCATGCATTTTCTGGACGAGGGTCCCGTCGACGGACCGCCGATCGTGCTGCTGCACGGCGAACCCACCTGGAGCTATCTGTACCGCACCATGATTCCGCTGCTGGCGGAGTCGGGCTATCGCGTGCTCGCGCCCGACCTGATCGGGTTCGGCCGCTCCGACAAGCCCGCCCGGATCGCGGATTACACCTATCTGCGCCACGTCGAATGGGTGACGTCGTGGTTTGAGCGGCTCAAGCTGAGGGACGTCACGCTATTCGTGCAGGACTGGGGATCGCTGATCGGCCTGCGAATCGCCGCCGAGCACAGCGACCGGGTCGGGCGGCTGGTGGTGGCCAACGGTGCCCTTCCTGCGGGCCAACAGCGTCCGTCTCCCGGCTTCCTCGCCTGGCGGGCTTTCGCCCGCTACTCCCCAGTGCTGCCCGCGGGCCTGATCGTCGCGGGCGGCACGGTTCGTCGGGTGCCGCCGAAGGTGCGGGCCGGCTACGACGCGCCCTTTCCGGACAAGACGTATCAAGCCGGCGCCCGGGCGTTCCCGCAGTTGGTGCCGACCTCCCCGACCGATCCGGCGATCCCGGCCAACCGTGCCGCGTGGCGGGCCCTGGGACAGTGGGAGAAACCCTTGCTCGCCATCTTCGGAGATCGCGATCCCATTCTTGGCCGCGCCGACGCGGCCCTGATCAAACATGTCCCGGGCGCGGCGGGCCAACCGCACGCCCGCATCCGCGCCAGCCACTTCATTCAGGAAGACAGCGGGCCGGAACTGGCCGAGCGCGTGCTGTCGTGGCAGAAGGCGGTCCTTTGA